DNA sequence from the Anas acuta chromosome 21, bAnaAcu1.1, whole genome shotgun sequence genome:
gcgACTCCCCTGACCCACACCCCGCTGCCCCCATCCCCGCTTCTCCCCCAGACAAACCAGTGGCGGCTGAGCGACCTGAACAGGGATTTCACCACCTGCCCCACGTACCCTGCGGGCGTCATCGTGCCGGCGGCCGTGAGCGACGACACCTTGCGGAGAGCGGCCCGATTCCGGCAGGGCGGGCGCTTCCCCGTCCTCAGCTATTACCACCCCAGCAACGGGACCGTGAGTCCGTCTCCCCAaccctctcccacccccatcccaccctgccgggcccccagccccagctacCCGCAGCCCCTCGCCCCGCAGGTGATGCTCCGCAGCAGCCAGCCGCTGACGGGCCCCAACCGAAAGCGCTGCCCCGAGGACGAGGTGCTGCTGGGGACGGTCCTGGATGAAGGCGAGCGGGGTTTCATCATCGACACGCGGTCGGCCCAGGCGGCGAAGCAGGCACGGATGATGGGGGGTGGCACGGAGCCCAAATCCTCCTACCCGCAGTGGAAGCGGCTGCACCGGCCCCTGGAGCGGTGAGGAGCTGTGCCGAAGCCTGGCTCCCATAATTAGGGCGATTGTGCCGTCCTGCAGCCAGCacggcacccccagccccccaaaaccaGCCCCACCAAGCCCCTCACCGCATTTTCCCTCCCGCCCAGAGGCCGCCCGCTGCAGGAGAGCTTCATTAAGCTGGTGGAAGCCTGCAACGACGCCTCGCTCAGCATGGACCGCTGGCTCAGCCGGCTGGAGAGCTGCCGCTGGCTGAGCCACGTCAAAGCGGCCCTGAGCACGGCGTGCCTGGCCGCACAGTGCCTCGACAGGTACgggggctgctgccacccccaAAGCCCCTCGCTGTGACCAAAGCACCGTGACAccaggcacaggcagggctggcagcgccCTGATTGCCTGTGCCCCCCCCTGCAGGGAGGAGGCCAGCGTGCTGGTGCACGGCGCGGAGGGGACGGACACGACGCTGCTGGTGACGGCACTGGCGCAGGTGATCCTGGACCCGGGCTGCCGCACCATGGTGGGCttccaggggctgctggagcgGGAGTGGATCGAGGTGAGAGCGGCAGAAGCGAGGGGTGGGGATCCCCAGCCCGGCTGGGCACCCCTGGTCGCCTTCACCCCTGTTATTTACCCCGCTTTTTTGGGGTCCCGCAGGCCGGCCACCCCTTCCACCTCCGCTGCGCCCGCTCTGCCTACTCCCACGCCCGGCTGAAGCAGGAGGCGCCGctgttcctcctcttcctcgaCTGCGTGTGGCAGCTGAGCCGCCAGTTCCCCTTCTCCCTGGAGTTTGGTGAGAGCCTCCTCCTCGCCCTCTTCGACAACGCCTACGCCTCCGACTACGGCACCTTCCTCTGCAACAACGAGAAGGAGAGGCGAGTGCTGGGAGGTGGGGATGGCAGCGCCCCGGAGGAGCAGTGCCACggccacctccctgcccctgggcagagccAAACCCTCTCGGTAACACCTGgggtcagccccagccccgtgccccggGGACTGAGACGCCTCTCGACGCTCCCGTAGGTGCCTGTGTAAAGTGAAGGAGAACACACACTCCCTCTGGGCCTGGCTGAACCAGcctgaggagaagaagaagTACCTGAACCCCCTCTACTCGCACAACCCACTGGTCATCTGGCCCTCCGTGGAGCCCCAGAGCATCCAGCTGTGGCAGGGTGAGCCGGGGCCAGCCCTGGGGCTTTTCCCAAACCTGAAGCCGTGCTCGCGGACACCACCTCGGGCTGGGTCGCGTGCAGTGGCTTAGggcaagctgctctgctctccctcctgCTGTGACACAACCCCTCACCTCCTAGGTTTATTCTTCCGCTGGATCCGTCCCTCCCAGTACCTGGACGAGGCCCGGGCAGAGATGCAGAGGTTGGTGGAGGCCAACGAGGCGCCTGCCAAGGAGAGCGCAGGGAGCAGGCTGAGCCGGTCGCTCTCCGACCCCGCTGCCCGGACAGAGAATGAAAGATGAGCAGCAGCACGGGCACCTCAGTCCTGGCAATCACATCCCCCTCACTGTGAGCTGAGGGGTCAAGGCGATGCAGTTTTCCACGGGATGTGTGCGGGACACTCACCCCGTGGAGCCCAGGGAAGGCTGCGCGCACCAGCAGCGTGGACAGCCCAGGGAGAGGGGGGACAGACGCGCTTGAGCAGCCTCTCAGCCACGCAGACTGAACGTGGCACAGTAAAGTGGTGTCTCGCAGTCTGCTCCTGCGTCGTGTGGTGTTCCtcgggcaggagctgggcagcgcagggctctgcagcagcaggagcagccccgctcCCTCAGGCAGGTTCCTGGTCCGTTCCCCAGCGGGATCGCGGCAGCTCTCGGACCTGGACCACCCCACGAGGCCTGCTCCGTGACCGAGGCAGGGTTGGCACAGCTTCTAAGCAGCAAAACATCCTAAACTCACACCAACCTCTTCACAAAAGGCACGCTGGCTGCAGCGTAAGTGCTGCATCAGTCACTCCAAGCGGGGAGCCAGCCTGGGAAATGGGTCCTTGAACCCAGTTTcgaggaaggaaagagagaggagcCACCCTTCCAAGCAGACAGACACGGGGACAGAGGGCTAGGACGAGGATTTGCAACACAACCTTCCCAGTGCAGGAAATAACTGTTCCATGAGGAAAGTTGGCTCAGGGTCAAGCCAGCAAATAAACAAAGCCCTAGAACTGGGCGCGCATCGTCTGGAAAACAATGACTGGCTACCACGCTCCCAGatccagcactgctggggctggacctcagcagctgcagatcACTGCTGGGAAGGAGTTAACCCGGGCCTGGGCGAGGACAGAGGctcggggagcagcagcactgctgcctgccagggggTGGAGAGAGAGGcactgccagcagagctgggagagcaaagAGCCAGGTTAATTTTGTCCCTGAGAGCACAAGAATagaggcactttttttttttctggcgtttagaaaagatttatttatttcctgcccatttttttttcctccactgatATATAAATATGCCCAGCAGGCCAGGAAGTTAGCATCCacaggggcaggcaggcagccaacCCAGCTCCTTTCCTCACCTTTGCTCTACCTCCTGAGAAAGCCCCAGGTTGTGCTGCTTTGAGCTGGTTGGGGTTCTAGATGCCCACCTCCATACAGCCCCTgagtttgctgctgcttcctgctgcctcctgtggAGCAAACCAACTTCAGGCCTTACAGAGTTCTGCTCAGAAGCCAATGGGTTGGGCAACAGatgggaagagggaagaagaggagaggacGCCCTCCTTTAAGCTTCAAACTCGAACTCGAAGTACTGGGGATCAAAGTAATGGATGCGAACGTAGCCGTCCTCACCACCACTGCTGTAACtgtatgggaaaaaaagatgagaaagtCATCAGTCCTGTCAGGAGCCCACTGCGTCCAGCTTTATACCAGCAAGAAATGGAATCTGTTCTTACAACACCCTCCAAAAACTAAGAAATAGTCACAAGatcaaaaaaaatatcagtaacACAGCAAAAAGTGCAGCAGGGCATAAATGACCCGAGAGCCAGCAGGGTTGGAATGAGACAACTGGGGAAGTTGCTGGCTTCATTCCCACTGCAGAGCTCCTGTGAGCCCAGCCGTATCCTAACCAAAGCACAGGCAAGGTTTGATTTGAGCATGCTGGAAGATCTGCAAAATTCCTTATAAAATTCCTTACCTCTTTCCATCGGGGTGAAAAGCAACACTGTTTATCGGACCAAAATGCCCCTTCACTCTGCCAAACTCTTCTTCAAAAGCCAAGTGGAAGAACCTGGGAGAATGAAGAAGTCAGGAACCTGGTTCAGGACACAATCAGGGTTTCCTCAAAAAACCTCCACAATTGTAAAGCACCAACCTCGCCTCAAATTTGCCAATCCTGGTGGAGGTCGTGGTCACATCCATGGCCTCTTGCCCACCACCGAGCACAACCTGCAAAGAGCAGAGGCCACAACACTGCAGGACTGCTTGCACCACACgcgcagcagcaggcagggaaggagggagcccagccctggggaagcCTCCCACCACgccagcagagcccaggagctCACTGACAGGCCCCGAGAAGTTCCTGCCTCTCTGCCACACTTGGAGACGAGAGGACCTGGGACAAGGCAGGAGTTGCAGTAAGACCATCACAAGTGGGGTTCTTACATGATCGAAAATGGGGGAGAGTGCAGCAGAGTTCACCGGTCGCTCGGTCCGGAAGGTCTTCAAATGTTCCAGTGTCGTGCAGTCAAAGAGCTAAGAggcaaaaggaagagagaaagatagAGTTAGTTATGGTTAGTTATGTTCCAAAGGCCGTGCAGCCCAATTAACTCATACAaaccccagcccctggctgccAGTCCTCACACAAGCAGGTATTAGCACTGAAGCTGCTCACAGGCACCCAAAACCCAAAGGCATTTCTCCAGAATCCCCAAATACCTGCCCGAGGTAACCGTCACCTCTACACCTTCTGCAGGTAGCACACTGCAGCCTTCATTTTGTTGCTGCTAGTTTAACGTGGCGATGCCTCCCCGTTCCCACTGAAGTCTCCCACCCAATTTGACTTCACACTCGCTCAGATTTCCCAGGAGCAAACCCCTGAGGCAGTCTCTACGAGCAGGTGCAGCAGTTGGCTGTGTTCACAAGAGGCCTCACCTTGGCTGTGTTGTCCTTGGAGGCGGTGATGAACATGGTCATGTCCCTGGAGGTCTGGATGTCGTTGATTTGCTTGGTGTGCTCCTTGATGTTTGAAAGCTGCTCCCCTGACTGGAGGGTCAAAAAAGGCACGTTCAGTGAGCAAACAAAGCCAGCACGCTTCCCCAGTGAAAACAATTTAGGAGACATCGCTGTCAGCACTAGGGCAGGCATTTCTACATCAGCCTGGCTCAAGGGAACCACATATTTTCACTATCCTTCCACGAGGCTGCTGGTTCGAGCCAAGAAGCCCACGTTCTGCCCCGTGAGCACTCAGGAATGCTGCAGCGTCCTCCCCACACCCTGCTGGCGGAGGAGATGCTGCCCCTCGTGGCACCGACCTTGGCGCTGAACTGGTTGAGCTCCCCGCTTTCGTGGCCTGCGATGATGAACTCCCCCAGGGGGCCCCACACTGCGCTGGTGATTTTAGAGTCACTGCAGGGGATTTTCATGTAAGGCTCGTTGTTctctgcaggaaggaaggaaggagacagacagacagacagcatgGCACCAGCTCCGGCCGTCAGTGCTTCCccttgctccctgctgcaggctcgGATTCCTCACCGATCTGGCTGGGGTCCCGCAGGTCAAAGAAGCTCACGAAACACTGGTAGCCCATCTGCTTGTCCGTGGAAAACATGATGATGTTCCCTCCAAAGTCAAAGCCACACGTCCTCACTGCCGAGCTGGTCTTCACCAGGGCAAGCTGCTTTCCtgcacacagagcagaaacCATCACTCACTGGGGCCTGCACTGCAAAATTCATCAAAGTGACCGAGTGGGCAGGGTATCAGGCACAACTGATGAGCTGAGGCACTGACTGTATGCTCAGACTAAACAGGAGGTGAGTAAATTGGCCAAATGTTCCTTAGGAATTAGGTGTGCACACACACGTGTTAGGATTCAGCCCTTTCAGGCATCAAACAAGCAGACGTTGCACACAAACTCCAGAGGAGGacagagctgggagccagaCGTGGTGTGGGGGAGGTCCCCACGGGAGCCGTACCTGTTTCACAGTCCCAGAGCCGACAGCTGTTATCTGCAGAGCCAGTGAGCACGTGTCGGGTGTCCCCTAGGTCACCAGTTAAGGAACATCAGCGTGTTTGTAGCCCCAAGAAGCTGTTTAGATACCCAGAAATTATTTATACACGAGGTCAAAAGGGTGCATTACAGCGAGAAATTGCTGAGATTGAGCAAATTCCATTACAGGAATGGCAAAGCTCCAGTACAGACAGCGAGTCCCAGTGTTCCTACTATAAAACCCACAGCTTTCCTCCTGAAATGGTGAGAAAAAGGCTAAAAAGGCTACAGTCCTCACCTTAACACAACCTGTGTATGTTTCCACCTCTGCTACATCCGACCCACAATGGAGAGGGAAGATTGTGTGCAACTTGGACACCTTCCTTGAGCTCCCTGGGCCACCTCAAGCACGAATGCAAGCAGGTGTCACAGCACACGCTACCCCAAACAAcaccccagaaagaaaaagcagcaaaaacatcCAAGAGATGGAGTCAGGGCAAGTTAAATGCACCACGTGGCCTCCAGGCCTGTCGcatggcagcagctgaaagGAACAGCTGAGCTGAATCACTCCAACTAATAAGCAGGGCACAGACAAACTGGTTTCGCCGGCCAAAAGATACAGTCTGCATCCACGCACCACACGGCTCCCGTGTGGCCATTGTACGTGCCGAGCCGCTCCCCGTTCACCGAGTACCAAACGTTGACGAtctgggggaaggagagaagccCTCACCATGCAGGCCTCCTCAGGAGGCTCGCTAACCCACCGCCGCCCCTTCCCACCACCCGAGGAGGATGGGGGCTGGTTTACGTCGCACTCACGGGGTCCTTGGCCACGGTGAAGAGGAGGTCGCCCTCGCGGTTGTACTTGATCTGTGTGATGGAGCGCTCATGGCCCTGCAGCAGGATCGGCTTCTGCGGGGGGGAGGTGACAGCTGGGGTTGGAAAGGGCCAAGGGACCTGGCCGGGATCCCCCACCTGGCTGTCACAGCCCAGGAACCCCCACTGGGGCCTGCACCACCTGAACAATCCTTCAcagcccctcacagccccccagAGACCATCACCAACCCCTTACCACACCCCACAGCCCTTCCCCaacccctcacagccccccatAACCCTTCATCAACTCCTTGCCACTCCCTCACAACCCCTTACTGCCCCTCACCGCTCCCTCAGAGCCCCCCAAGGCCACCTCACCACCCGAACAAACCCTCAGCaacccctcagagccccccaaagcccctcagagccccccacAACCCCTCACCAACCTCTCACTACCCCCCCgctccctcacagccccccccgCATCCGAACAACCCCTCACAAACCCCTCagaaccccccccaaaacccctcacagctccccacaaccccccaaaacccctcagAGTCCCCCACAACCCCTCACCAACCTCTCACTGCCCCCCCactccctcacagcccccccccaccctcacAAACCCCTCGTaccccctcacagccccctaTAACCACCTCACAacccctccccaaccccccatagccccccacagcccctcaccAACCCCTTATAACCCCTTatagccccctccccgccccccacGACCCCTCacggccccctccccgctcccacCATGGCGGCGACGCTGCCGATGCCGAGGCTCAGGCAGACGAAGAGGCCCCGGGGCCACCGCTTCCGGGTCGGAGGGCGCGCGGCCGGCGGAACTTCCGGCTCCGTTGCCATGGCGACCGCGGGTGCGCTTCCGGGATGGGGCCTGAGGGAGCGGggatggcggcgggcggcgggagAGGGGCACGGGGAGGCCGTGGGGGGGACGCGGTCGTGGATTTGGGGCTTTGGGGCCTTCTCCGAGGGGACGTGGCCGTGGGCTGGGCCTCAGGCCCCGATGGCTGCGGGCAGGGCCATGAAGGGGCaggccccgggggggctgggggcagcaggccCGGCCCGGGGCTCCCCCTGAGGGGTCGCTCGGGGCCTCCCCGGGTTAGGGCAGGCCCCGTGCGGGGGGGAGAGGCTGAGCCGGGGCGGGCCGAGGGGCCGCTGGGGGTGCTGAGCTGAGGCTGCTGTGGCGCAGGGGAGGcggcggtgctgctgctggtggccgcGCTGTGGGGCAGCACCGGGCCCTTCCTGCGGACGGGCGCGgcggggctggaggagctgcggCACCGGAGCCGCctgaggcagctgctggcagagatCCACTTCCTGGGCCTCAACTACAAGGTGAGGCCTGAGCTGGGGGCGTCACGGGATCGTTCCTGTGTGCTCCTGCGCTCGATACCTTTATTTAAACTGTTAAATGTTCCTTCTGTCTGAAGAGTAAGTTATTATctgtaatatttcatttacttgcCCATAGTGCTGCTCTTCCTGTGCAGAATTCAGATCACTTTGTAGAAAACAGGCCATTAGTCCTCCTATTTTACACGAAGTAAGCCCTGCCTGTCACCTGCAGATTGGGGAACTCAGGCACCCAACAGCTGGTGGCTGGCAGCAGTCAGTGGTGGGCTGCATTTCCACCCCCAAACATGGCACAGAACAAGGGGGTCGGGGCTCTGCTGCTCACTGAGGGGCTCCTGGTGGTTTCCATGCCGTGACTGACGGGCTGTGCTCTTCCTGCAGTACATGGTGCCCTTCCTGCTCAACCAGTGCGGATCGCTGCTCTTCTACCTCACCTTGGCCTCTGCAGGtcagttgttgttgtttttgtggagtGGGTTGATTGGGATTTGGGGGAGGAACCATTTTACTGATTAGTTTGCTGACCTGCTTGGTGTTCAGTCAGATGTCTTGTAACAAACTGTTTGTGTTACACTGCTCGTTTTCAGACCTGTCCCTGGCGGTACCGCTCTGTAACTCCCTGGCTTTGATCTTCACTCTGGTGACTGGGAGGATGCTGGGAGAGGATATCGGTGGTAAAAGTGAGttacacttaaaatattttggccTACTGTCTCCTGCGTCTGTGTGCTAACTTAAAGTTGCGTGctcccttctgttttcctgaaaacCAGCAAATGTGGACACAAGCACTAAAACTAGTTAAGTGGCAGTTCTGGCTAGGaggctgaaaaggaaaacatgactACTCATACCCTTTCCCATCCCTCACTCCATCCCATAACATTATTCTGCTGAGAAAGTCAGAAAAtggcaggaaaatgaaaagttaaagCCCAGAGCCTGGCAAAATAGCTGTAGGAACACGCTGTGCTTTGTCTCTGCAGGGGCCATGGCAGGAATGGCGCTCACCCTCCTGGGTGTCACGCTCTGCGTAGCTGGTTCATGACCAAGGTGCAGCAAGCAGAGGAAGAGAACGCATTTAAAGGTGACCCCGTGGCATgaggggagctcctggctcAGCTGCCGACCGCTTGGCTCTCATTCTGACACACCTGGAGCATGGATTGGATTCACCAAGCACCAGGGTGGAGCAAGGCATAGCGCAAGGACAGCTTATTTAATGtcataaggattttttttctgtgggtgTTTTAAAGCAGGGATGGGAAGAGGGGTAATAACTttctaataaataatttaaatggaCCTTCTGGGATCGACTGACTTTTTATGGAAGGAATCTTTTGTTAGAAAGGAGCATGTTCTGTGTGGTAATTCTTACTTCCCAAGTTCAGATAGAAactgcttttttaaattaaagctcAGAAAAGCAGCCCTGTTCTCTGCCACATCACCACTCACAGAGCTGAGGAAAGGAGGAACGTTTTGCATTGTTTAATAGAAATGTGCATCTGGTTCATGGTTCACTGGTAGTCTTTCTCAAGCCCAGATAATTTGGGTGCCTGCTAAGAGTCTGTTAATTCACCAAAAAGCTTGGCTAGTCTATAACGTTACACAGATCTTGGGCTCGCATGCTTTTGTTATCCGCAGCTGGGCAGACAGCAGCATACCTCGCTGTCCTCCCATCACCGTCCCTTTGTGAGCTCTTCAGAGCAGGATTGCTGCCGAGGGAAAACATCATTCAGTGATCCTCACCCTCAGCATCGCTGCCATCccttctccctgctgtgggCTTTTGTGCTGTGCCTGCAGTCCTTGCCTTTttgtagaaagaagaaaaaaaaggttatcaATGCGGCACTTTGCTGTTACAGAAAGCTTCTGGGATAAATTCATGGATTGTTTCTGGTCTTACCCAGGCTTTGGTGTGCAGACCTGGGTCTCTACGTTAAATTCAAATCCTGACTGTAGAGCACGGCTCCTAAAGCAAATCGCAGCATCAGGCTCCCCACTGAGCCCAGACGTCACTACCTGGTAGCTAGTTCTTCACTAGGGCTTTCTCTAACTTCAGTTCAAAGGagctcttttcttttgaagttcTAATTAGTCTAATGAGACTACCTAGGCAGAACGGTGAATCAGCTATAGTATGACGCACATCATCCCCTTATATCAGTTCTTAGTGTGCTTATGACAAGTTTAAGCCACAAATGCCCCACAAACAATAAGCATCTCtcagacattttaaaacaaaattcagtaaaatgaaaacagatttttcttttttaagaaaagtgtAAAGCTCATTATTATTTAACAAATATATTCAGGCATTTTAGGCATTACATGTTTATTCTGTGCCAGCTTCAAAGCTTCACCTAGCTACCGGCAAGTTCTAATTAACAAGTTGTATCTGGGGGTACTGAATTTTAGAGTACGAAATCAGAACACAGCCGCAAGGGATCTTACACGCTGCACAGACACATTAAGTGGAATAAATACTGCTGTAAACTGCTTGGGTTTTTCGTGTGGGTTGTTCTACGGTCTCTGCAACTCTCTGGTAGAGGAGTAAGGATAGAAATAGGGCACAtacacacaataaataaataaataaaatatatatccaaTAAAGCCTTTTATATCTTTACTGTCGTGGGGAGCTGTAACGTGCTTCAGAAGGGAAATGTTCATGACCCAGATGACAATCTCTTGGCTTTCTAAAACGCAGAGCACTGTGGCTACGCTTCCTCTGGGTTCAGAAGTTCCCCCTGGTGGTTACTTTCATCTTTACACATTCTAGAGGGAAGCGCGGTGCTGTGCGCTTTCCCAAGCGATTGCTACAAAACGTTCTTAACGTGTTCACACAAGGCTGGTGCCAAGCAAGGATGCCGTAACCATGGCAGTTGGGGAGGGAGACTGCTGCACACATCCACGGCTTCATCTCATGGAcgtctgcacagagcagctgtgaTCGTAGCACACACAGCCCTGTGCCAGCCGAGCCACCCAcctttctgctgtgctttttgcGTCTATCTGGGTGGttcctaaaacaaaaaaagaagcaggtTCTCAGCGTCAGGCAGAATCGAGCTGCAGGACCTGTGACAGCGCTGAATGGGAGGGCTGAGGATATCTGTAGCCAAAGAGCACCATGGAGATGAACATTTAAACCTCTCAGCCACAGCCTACGTACCACGGTGTCCTGTGTGTGGAATCCTGGGGCACCAGCAGCTCAAAGTAAGGCAGTTTTTTGTACTCCTCAGCCCCCACAGCCACGTAGTAACCACCATTCACCAGCTCCTCCTTGCCAAGCACCTGCGTGCCATCCAGCCTGCAGAGCCTCGGGAAAAGACAGCAAAGGGTTCGACACCGGGGAAAGTCACAAGGCAGCGAGCAGCCCCTCGGTGTGGAAGCACTGAGCTCCCAGTCCTGTGTGCTGTTTATTCAGTGCTATTTATTCAGTATTAACACCCACCTGTTAACAGCTCCGCTGCGCAGATCAGCTTTTGCTGTCAGCACAGCCAGGAGCGTGTCCCACTGCAGCGGGGCGCTCTGAgagaacagcagctggaaagGAGGGCTCAGCAAATCCCCATTCCGGAAAACACTGCGGCAGAAACAGCCCAGAGCATGCCATGAGCCAGTGTTCCTGCAGCTCCCGTGAACACAGCACTCGCTGCCCCAAGACTTTTCACACAtctcagccccacagctgctggcagccccttACAATCAGATCACACACACCATCCTGTGGGCCGCAACCAGccagaaatgagcagaaatgtTCCATTAACAGCTACGGAGACATCAATTCTCCCCACCCCTGGTGGCTCCTCATCTAAGACCATCACTGGACACGGTGACAGCTGTAACTGTGCCACCAGCATCTCTGTTCAATTTCCCAAAGGAGACAGTATGTGGAAGGGAGGGGAAACAGGCAGATGCCTGACAGCATTTACAACAAATTCCCTCCAGAAGCATTCCCAAAGACCCTCCAAGGAGAAAACACTGAGGCACTTACTGTATGGCAAGGTGGGCGTGCTTCTGCCGTCGTGCTGCGATGTTTGACTTCCAGGGAGCTACGGTGTGGGACTGGAGACAAGGTCAGTGCACAAaaccagcacagccctggcacTGAGCCTCCCAGGGCTGTTCCCTTTTTCTGCACCAGGAGCTGTCTGCCCTGCCTTCGTGTTCGCTGCTGCTAGGTGGGGTTTGTTGTCAGCAACATCAAGGCCCGTCCCCACTCAGCTCAGACTCACCCGCACACCGTTGCTGTTTCTGGTCCCACGGAGCTCCTTCCTTGCCTGGTCTAAATAGCTGTGGGAACAAGGAGATGACACCCCACATACCAGCTGGGCCACGACTGACTAAAGAGCAGTAAGGAAATGGCCAACTGCTCTGAGCTGGTGCATCATCACcagatgtatttattatttaggtCACTTTAGAAACAATCCTCTATGTGCCACTTCTCAGGGGCTTACAGAATTTCACTCTAAAGTCTGTTATGTTTAATAAATTCCCCGTAAATCACAGACCAGTTCAAATATCCACGGTAAAGACACCCAGAACGTTGTATTCCTTTGAGCTAACCACTGGTCAAGGCTCTGAGGACTGACTGCTGTTAAATACAGCCCGGACCCCTCCTCAGCACGATGCAACACGCACTCAGGGAGCCAAATTCACCTGACACACACGTCCCACACATCCCCTCAAGGTTCAAGCAATGCCACAAGTCTCTTTAGCCTTCTGTATTTCAGGATGAACCAGAACAGCTCTACTTCATGCAGGATtgaaaaaaaaccaaacacctcCACGAAACCAAAGCCTGGGACTGAAGGACCACCTACTCACTTGAGCCTTTTGAACTTCTCAAACCCCGCAGCCACGTACTGCTGCCCGTCCTGCAGGTCCCCCAGCTCAGCGATGCGGTGGCCGTGCCTGGGGGTGTAGAGATTCCTCACGGCCAGGGGTGCCTGAATGCTCCTGGTCACCTCCTTCAGAAACGCCTCGAAGGTCAGGAACCGCCGCTGGTTCACCACAAACTTCTTCCCGTGGAAAAAGGGGTCCCCGTTGCGGTACACCACCACCTTCTTGGCTGGAGGTGCCAGAGCTAAGCCTCTGGAGCTCATCCCCGTGGGTCAAAGCCCCAGGAACCAGCGCAGAGCACGGAGGAGAGCTGTGGtcagcctcctgcccagcctgaAGCCTTCTGAGCAGCCGTCTTTGTGTTCTGCTGTCCCTCCCCAGCAGTCCCCTGAGCAACTGGCCGTCTCCAGGGCTGCAggcccagcaggaggaagctgTGGGCCAGACCAGAGGCCACATAAAACAACCTGCAAACACCTCGATATCTGAGAGCCAGGAACCACCCGGCTCCTCACCCTCACTGCACGTCGAGTACTGTGGCCACCAGGCTCTGATTAATGGCTTAAAGGCCAGGAGCAGAAGGGCAGGCAGGAATAGGCAGATTCACAGACAAgctgcagaaaagctttttattcaCATACAGTCATCAGGAACAGGATATCTCTGCCATACAATAACAGCGCCCACTCAGGGCATAGAAACAGAGTGTTTGCACGTGAGACTCAGGGTCCCTGTAAGGAACCAGAGCAACATGTGGGAATGTCCTTTTGAAGGACATTTAATATCCCTGAACTAGTgcaaaggtaaaaaaataaaaaatatctgtacAAATGAAGTGCTCTCAAAGCACAGCACCAACCCCTTAACTCCTTACTTGCTCCCTGGAGCGTGAGGCG
Encoded proteins:
- the EIF3I gene encoding eukaryotic translation initiation factor 3 subunit I isoform X2; this translates as MKPILLQGHERSITQIKYNREGDLLFTVAKDPIVNVWYSVNGERLGTYNGHTGAVWCVDADWDTRHVLTGSADNSCRLWDCETGKQLALVKTSSAVRTCGFDFGGNIIMFSTDKQMGYQCFVSFFDLRDPSQIENNEPYMKIPCSDSKITSAVWGPLGEFIIAGHESGELNQFSAKSGEQLSNIKEHTKQINDIQTSRDMTMFITASKDNTAKLFDCTTLEHLKTFRTERPVNSAALSPIFDHVVLGGGQEAMDVTTTSTRIGKFEARFFHLAFEEEFGRVKGHFGPINSVAFHPDGKSYSSGGEDGYVRIHYFDPQYFEFEFEA
- the EIF3I gene encoding eukaryotic translation initiation factor 3 subunit I isoform X1, with product MATEPEVPPAARPPTRKRWPRGLFVCLSLGIGSVAAMKPILLQGHERSITQIKYNREGDLLFTVAKDPIVNVWYSVNGERLGTYNGHTGAVWCVDADWDTRHVLTGSADNSCRLWDCETGKQLALVKTSSAVRTCGFDFGGNIIMFSTDKQMGYQCFVSFFDLRDPSQIENNEPYMKIPCSDSKITSAVWGPLGEFIIAGHESGELNQFSAKSGEQLSNIKEHTKQINDIQTSRDMTMFITASKDNTAKLFDCTTLEHLKTFRTERPVNSAALSPIFDHVVLGGGQEAMDVTTTSTRIGKFEARFFHLAFEEEFGRVKGHFGPINSVAFHPDGKSYSSGGEDGYVRIHYFDPQYFEFEFEA
- the TMEM234 gene encoding transmembrane protein 234; translated protein: MAAGGGRGARGGRGGDAVVDLGLWGLLRGDVAVGWASGPDGCGQGHEGAGCCGAGEAAVLLLVAALWGSTGPFLRTGAAGLEELRHRSRLRQLLAEIHFLGLNYKYMVPFLLNQCGSLLFYLTLASADLSLAVPLCNSLALIFTLVTGRMLGEDIGGKRAMAGMALTLLGVTLCVAGS